One segment of Pasteurella skyensis DNA contains the following:
- a CDS encoding rod shape-determining protein yields MFKKFRGLFSNDLSIDLGTANTLIYVKGQGIVLNEPSVVAVRQDRAMSTKSIAAVGTNAKLMLGRTPKSINAIRPMKDGVIADFDVTEKMLQYFIKQVHSGNFLRPSPRVVVCVPAGATQVERKAIKEATIRAGAREVHLIEEPMAAAIGAGLPVHEATGSMVIDIGGGTTEVAVLSLNGIVYSSSVRIGGDKFDESIIAYVRRKFGSAIGETTAERIKKELATACIPADSDEDKILRMEVHGHNLAEGAPRKFELTSRDILEAIEQPLSGIVGAVKGVLERCPPELAADIFERGMVLTGGGALLRNLDILLSDACGVPVIVAETPLICVAQGGGKALDIIDMHGGDIFLEDN; encoded by the coding sequence TTCTAATGATCTTTCCATTGATTTAGGAACAGCAAATACACTTATTTATGTAAAAGGGCAGGGTATCGTTCTTAATGAGCCATCAGTAGTTGCGGTTCGCCAAGACAGAGCAATGTCGACAAAAAGTATTGCAGCAGTGGGTACCAATGCTAAATTAATGTTAGGTCGTACACCTAAAAGCATTAATGCAATTCGACCAATGAAAGATGGCGTGATTGCGGACTTTGATGTAACGGAAAAAATGTTACAGTACTTTATTAAGCAGGTTCATAGTGGTAATTTCTTACGTCCAAGTCCGAGAGTGGTAGTTTGTGTGCCAGCAGGGGCAACGCAAGTTGAGCGTAAAGCAATCAAAGAAGCTACTATCAGAGCAGGTGCAAGAGAGGTTCACTTAATTGAAGAGCCTATGGCAGCTGCAATTGGGGCAGGTTTACCAGTTCACGAAGCAACAGGCTCAATGGTTATTGATATTGGAGGGGGAACAACAGAGGTTGCGGTACTTTCATTAAATGGTATTGTGTATTCTTCTTCGGTGAGAATTGGTGGAGATAAGTTTGATGAATCAATCATTGCTTATGTTCGTCGTAAATTTGGTTCGGCTATTGGTGAAACAACGGCTGAAAGAATTAAAAAAGAATTAGCAACTGCTTGTATTCCTGCTGATAGTGATGAAGATAAAATTTTAAGAATGGAAGTACACGGTCATAATTTAGCAGAAGGTGCACCTAGAAAATTCGAACTTACTTCCAGAGATATATTAGAAGCGATTGAGCAACCACTAAGTGGTATTGTTGGTGCAGTAAAAGGTGTTTTAGAACGTTGTCCTCCAGAACTTGCTGCAGATATTTTTGAAAGAGGAATGGTATTAACTGGTGGTGGTGCGTTATTGAGAAATCTAGATATTTTGCTTTCAGACGCTTGTGGTGTTCCTGTTATTGTTGCAGAAACTCCTCTAATTTGTGTTGCACAAGGTGGTGGAAAAGCACTAGATATCATTGATATGCACGGTGGTGATATTTTCCTTGAAGACAACTAA
- the mreC gene encoding rod shape-determining protein MreC, whose translation MKLIFSRLPSLGMRLFFAIVFSITLIVFDGRSNAIMQVRNVLETAVSGLYYFANAPRLILDNVSGNFIDSSKLQLENKMLKEQLREKNASLLRFEHLKVENQRLRLLLSSPLRQDEYKKVAEVLTAEIDAYRRQVVINQGRQNGVFVGQPVIDELGIVGQVISVNETSSRVLLITDSIHSIPVQVLRNDVRTIISGTGQDDELLIDNLPSAVDIAKGDILVTSGLGGRFPEGYPVAVVESISNTRQAHFARIIARPLASFDHLRHLLLLWPTSEELRNAKTLSTQDIRNVVEERRNFSNPLTDLKSKLAPKIKVKLPRQGKEPRANTKVTQQEANNEN comes from the coding sequence ATGAAACTTATATTCTCTAGATTGCCTTCACTTGGCATGCGGTTATTTTTTGCCATTGTTTTTTCTATTACATTAATTGTTTTTGATGGTCGTAGTAATGCGATTATGCAAGTGCGTAATGTATTAGAAACGGCGGTGAGCGGTCTATATTATTTTGCAAATGCCCCTCGTCTTATTCTTGATAATGTCAGTGGTAATTTTATTGATAGTTCAAAATTGCAATTAGAAAACAAAATGCTAAAAGAGCAGCTTCGTGAAAAGAATGCAAGTTTGTTGCGTTTTGAGCATTTGAAAGTTGAAAATCAACGTTTACGCTTGTTATTAAGTTCTCCATTACGTCAAGATGAATATAAAAAGGTGGCAGAGGTATTGACGGCTGAAATCGATGCTTATCGTCGGCAGGTAGTGATTAATCAAGGTCGACAAAATGGTGTTTTTGTAGGGCAACCTGTGATTGATGAATTGGGCATTGTTGGTCAAGTGATTTCAGTGAATGAAACGAGTAGTAGAGTGTTATTAATTACTGATTCTATACATTCTATTCCAGTGCAAGTATTGCGTAATGATGTTCGTACCATTATAAGTGGTACAGGACAAGATGATGAATTATTGATTGACAACCTCCCTAGTGCAGTAGATATTGCAAAAGGCGATATTTTAGTTACCTCTGGTTTAGGTGGCCGCTTTCCTGAAGGTTATCCTGTTGCTGTGGTTGAATCCATTTCTAATACTCGACAAGCCCATTTTGCACGTATTATTGCTCGACCTCTTGCTTCTTTTGATCATTTACGTCATTTACTGCTTCTTTGGCCAACAAGCGAGGAGCTACGTAATGCGAAAACCCTTTCCACACAAGATATTAGAAATGTAGTGGAAGAGCGTCGTAATTTTTCTAATCCGTTAACAGATCTTAAGTCAAAATTAGCCCCTAAAATAAAGGTTAAATTACCACGACAAGGAAAAGAACCTAGAGCGAATACAAAAGTAACACAACAAGAGGCAAACAATGAAAACTAA
- the mreD gene encoding rod shape-determining protein MreD, translated as MKTNIIFRLIVLLAIFMVAFTLEIMPWPKDMQGWRPAWVVILIVYWSLALPHKINIGSAFVIGIVWDVILGSVLGIHALVLSIAIYIVVKHHLILRNMSLWFQAILIMGYVALIRIMIFFIELILHNAHFHSQELLGAVISGLLWPWIYLLMQQIRRGLWLTE; from the coding sequence ATGAAAACTAATATTATTTTTAGGTTGATTGTTTTATTGGCTATATTTATGGTTGCCTTTACTTTAGAAATAATGCCATGGCCAAAAGATATGCAAGGGTGGCGACCTGCTTGGGTGGTTATTTTAATTGTTTATTGGTCTCTCGCATTACCACATAAAATTAATATTGGCAGTGCTTTTGTTATTGGTATTGTGTGGGATGTTATTCTGGGTTCAGTACTCGGTATTCACGCTTTAGTGCTGTCTATTGCGATCTATATTGTGGTAAAACACCACCTTATTTTGCGTAATATGTCACTGTGGTTTCAAGCTATTTTGATAATGGGATATGTTGCACTTATCCGTATAATGATATTTTTTATTGAATTAATTTTACATAATGCGCATTTTCACAGTCAAGAGCTGTTAGGTGCTGTAATAAGTGGATTATTATGGCCTTGGATTTATTTATTGATGCAACAAATTCGTCGAGGGTTGTGGTTAACAGAATGA